In Sesamum indicum cultivar Zhongzhi No. 13 linkage group LG8, S_indicum_v1.0, whole genome shotgun sequence, the sequence AAAAACCCCTCCGAGAGAATTAGAGAGTGAAAGTGAATGGGTTGGTGGCAGTACAGTGGCGCGGTGCATATGCTAAGGAAGCCATGCAGAAAAGAGCACTGAAGGAAAAGCAAAATTAGGTGCCAACCTCAGCAACCCCATTATATACACTACCACCCAAGAAAGAAAACGGAcaattagagagagaaactttgtttggtttcaaatttttggGACGGCCTAAACATTCTCAATATTtgcctatttatttttatattttatttgtgtaaattttttatatataatatatataaataaaatataaaaaaattatgatttgatAACGAgtgattatttttgtttttaaaaaacaagacatagacctatatatatacacgtgcatatatataaaaatatgagaaaaattcaaagaccACCCtgtgtaataaaaatatttaggacatttctataaaaattaaagtatttatttcctcttgtaatataaaataaaatttaaaaaaattccatcCTATAGAAATTGGGCACACGCGCATTGATTACGAATTGGCTATGAAATAACTAtgtttttttgacattttttcccttctctcacatttaatataatacatttattaaaatattattaaataataaaatattattaacagaataataaaatcttatgtataataactatttaattatttatataataaaatattaatttaattaaattaattatatgtacaaaAAAAGCAGCAGTGGCGGTTTCTCGCCGCTGCTGCTACAGAGAAGGGCGCGGCCGCGCCTCCTCACCCCTGGGCGACGGCAGTCACCCAACGCAACGAGNNNNNNNNNNNNNNNNNNNNNNNNNNNNNNNNNNNNNNNNNNNNNNNNNNNNNNNNNNNNNNNNNNNNNNNNNNNNNNNNNNNNNNNNNNNNNNNNNNNNNNNNNNNNNNNNNNNNNNNNNNNNNNNNNNNNNNNNNNNNNNNNNNNNNNNNNNNNNNNNNNNNNNNNNNNNNNNNNNNNNNNNNNNNNNNNNNNNNNNNNNNNNNNNNNNNNNNNNNNNNNNNNNNNNNNNNNNNNNNNNNNNNNNNNNNNNNNNNNNNNNNNNNNNNNNNNNNNNNNNNNNNNNGGTGGCGGGGGTTGGAGGATGGGGCGGAGCAGGCGGTAGGGATGGGGTGGgttatgataataatattttttttataaattataaatatatattataagtaattttaataattataaatttatatattataaattaaaataattatatattaataaatctaGTTTGACCGGTTGATTAAGATggcattttagtcattgtttctaaaaaaaataggctcAAATGACCAGGAgcgttgtaattatttattcataatatagaggtgattttttatattaaaaatttcataagggggtttttgatattttccCATATCACAAGGGGTAAAGAAGAATTTAacccataaaaatatatataaaaaaatatatgatttgataataagcagtaatttttatctcccaaAATACAACCTCAATCACacaacacttattttaaaaaaattaaatacactttgcatCCCTAAACTATGCATATAGTGCATTTACACCCCCAAACTATAAAACGTAACAAAATAACTCCTCATGATATATACTAGAAAATGTCCTTACTATTTACACCcctacaaaatatttctattacaATCGCTCTCTTAAAtgtaatatgaattattataaaatttttttatttaaaataaacactactcaaaatttataatttttatactgaGTATAGAATCtatataaatttcacaaatttataatttttgaattcttttacattgataaaaaatttacataatttttatctgagttgttgtatatattgaacttttttaaaaataaattatcaattcaaatttaaaatattacatcgaatatatatatgttgaaaaatatgcaaatctatgatataattaattaatatataatattctatatttttttgagtaatgatatgatatatttttataatgtgGACATgtgtaattgaataaaattttaagttatataacattctttttatataatattatatgcattatgtattgacacatttaaatatactttttaacataacttatttactttgtaaatatatttgcatatattgggcttataaatactttttgtcatgttccataatttataaaaaattataattacaaaataatgaacACCTCTATGCATCAAACTACAGTAAGcaataaacaaataagatCAGAAATGAACTCGAACTTTGACTAGTAATGACACAGTACTTGATCCTTTAtgagaggaggaggaagaagcaTAACTTAAAATCCAACACAAATACATAGGAATCCatgaaagaaagaacaaaaggaGTACTGAAGCAAGGCACACAATACGCAGGAAGAACTCCAACTTAGGGTATGATTTTCcctatttcttttctattatAGGTTAGATAGAACTGTCGACATCCTTTCAACTAAGTCCATCTTCTGCAATACACGTTGAACGACTTCTGGGACGAGACAAAACTACAGAGAATAAACGAGGAAATATTAGGATACTTATATATTGATCAAGGACATGttggatttcaagataaataatatgtttataagCAGCAGATACTTcaaaacaatttaataaacataatatgtCATGAAACAATTGGTGAAATCAAACAAGCATAAAAACCATTGAATTGAAGAAGGTGTATATGATAAATACTTTGGTTGCCCAATTCCCCAATCTGCGCAGATCCCTTTAACCTATGCAAAGAGTCATGAACAACCCCAAGAATTTAGAAAGTAGCAAATGCAGAACAAAACAACCAATCCTACAACAATGATTCTTTAGCATGAATTGATTATTAGCCCAACAGATGAGGAAAATCAATTGAGACATATTATGAAAAGGTTACACTACTCATGTAAAGTTAAGTTGATAAAACCTTGGATAAGGAGTCTTCTGCTGCCTTCCCACCCTTTGCTATTTCAGCAAAGTACTCATCCAAGAACATGGAAAACGAATCATACAGGTATCCTTTAGAAGTATTATGAGGGGCAGCTGCAAAGAAGCAAACTACTGCGTCACGTCAAGGGTAACATCATGGAGACACGGAATATATATGCTTTccatatgaaagaaaagaatacgATTCCAAAAGGGCGATTCAAACCATATTTATTCACAAATTGACAGAAATTTCGAGGGGTTATTTGGTTAATTTTTGAGAGGCGCATGCAGTTCAATTCACAGGATGTTAGATGCAATaatcaattgaaaattattccGTGTCGCTGACTTGAATTAAACCAAATATGTATGCCATGAAATTAATCATGCATCAATAAGACAACAAAAGTCCTGAGCTCAACCGAAAAAATTATAGCCACTAATCAATTAACTCCAATTCCGAGTTTTTGCCCATGAAATAAGCCAtctttttcaattcaattagCCGCTTGATTAGATACACTTTccaacaagaaaattaaagtacaCGTCAgagaaaaatcacaaaattcaagcaaagaaattacactttacactaattaattcaagaacaAACCAAAACTGCAAACTAAAAGATAAATCTTAATTAGTAAAAGACAAGAATAGTGTATATACCAGGAGCATCCTCACGTTGAAGATTAGCTTCTTTGGCGAAAGCCTCAGCAGATGCGTGCCGgttcattttcatcaaataatcGTGAATGAACAACTCCAGCCtgaaaacacacacacgcacaacCCTAGATCAGATAAAGCACAAACATACACAACGCGAAACCCGAAAACAataacaaccaaaaaaaaaccctcGAGAAAGACGATGGTCGAAGAATTATACAGATGAACTCACATCTTGTCGGAATCCAtgaggagagagaagaagagtGGTGTGATAGAGGGAATTGGGGATTGGAATGGGATGGGATGCAGGCGGTGTTGGGATAAACCACTGTGGTTTTCGTTTCTCTTTGTGTGATGGGAGGAATAGGAAATGAGAGACGTTAGAGagtatgtaaaaaaaaagcatGCAAAACGGGAAGTGGTTTCGCGGGTTTAGTCCGAGATTCTCGGGTGGGGCCCCATATTTCTTAATGCCAGATTAGGGTTTTCAATTCATTGGCAACCAACCTGACATTTTGAGATTTGCATTTCATCTCAGGTAACTGCGGATAGATTTTTTGGTGCTAATTAGGAATCCCAATTACAGCAACTCATAATGTGCTACATcctaaatatttattgcaCCAATTACTAATTCcaatttgatgatgatgatatatacatatatggtCTTATTATAAATCTTAATTAAGATTAAGTTAAACTATTTCGTATGTAATTTATAGCAAAATCACctaagaaaatattcatagGATTGCGTACATTAGTTAGAAATTTCTTGAAACCttagttagaaaaatatttaattaggcaTGACTAATTgtccccatatatatatatatatatatacacataaatgTGAATTTTAGGTGATGGATAAAATTATCTGGAAAGTATTGATATACGTACAATTTTCAGATATTTTGGGATGGGTCCGAAATTTCTATTCGTGTCCAGAAACCATACACACGCGTTTGTCTGCACTCGACTTTGTGGAAATGTTTCTGACGTGGCTGGGAATAGACTGGCTTTGGGCCAAACGAGAACAAATGGGCTAAGAAACATGGCCCACTGAGTGGAATGATAGTTGTCTTTTCGCACGgctgctcttttttttttttttatacatatgaaCTTTTCGCACAACTTgctaattgcaattttgatctGGTTCACTCAATATCATATAAGAATGATTCTGTTTTTTCGGTACAAATAGAAACAAACCCAAATAGGAAAACTGATGGGACGCATAGTCTAGGCCCATCTTGGGAATGGGCAAaaccaaatccaaacatagtaTTGATAGTGTTTgcttttgtgttttgaagtggttttgttttggtattgtgaaaatagagagagaaaattagaaataaataagtgtgtgtggagatagatggtatgtttaGATTTCTGTTTTGAGGTAAcgtaaaatagtttaaaataaatggtatatatttgatgttgaaaCTTGGAAAACAAAAGTTACTGTtgattatcaaatcatatatttttttatatatatttatatatgtaagtgtgtatatatatagtattttatttgcGATTGAAATatgtacgtatatatatatatatatatatatatatgtatgattaGACATGTATTTggaatacaaaaaaaatgataagttgttgaatctatggtgttgcttgataaatggcacagctgttcctgtggctcttctttagaaagtgaatgattcatttactggaaggagacactagctttaactttttgaagagaggtaagtttcatgaagtaatcaaaattcattacaagtctttatgctaactttgttaaaggttgatgcgtcttgtgtgatttatgtttcttgtcgcttgggcttttgctgaaatgccttagtaaatacaaagctaacctagtgctaattgctttctgtTAACCATCCCATGTACTCATAGCATTTAggattttggtttactttCTGACCTCATGTAGCTTTTGTGCAGTATGGGTAGTTGGATTACCTTGaagcttttttgtttttctttttaaggaattgaagGCACTTTTTTGAATGAGGTAAATTACAGGAATTGAAGCGCCAgcgaagaaagaggaagagtaggaaggagaagaggaggaggagaagtcaccatcattcagatgatgattcttctAATGATTCTGCTGATCTGCGGCATAAAAGGAGGAGCAAGAATGCATATTCTGACTCTGATTCCGACGTCAGTGCTTCAGATGATTCGCGATTGGGTAGGAGCAAGAAGCGCTCTGAGAATAAGAGTAGGAAAGGTCGCCATGAAGAGGACTAGCTTCTACAGTGGGTGATATGTCTTGTGCTTTTAAGGTTCCTCTAAACTGCTGCTAAGTGtgccctattcaatctttaatctggtggttgatgagcttcttgtggaaaaccactttagcttagtggacaatgcattagtttggtgcatttgctgtttttcagtttgatgtaatgtatcatttaatttctttgttcttttggttgtaagaattctgatatttaatGAGTATATtatgtgtgattccgacatgtgatcggtcctgttagttgaaatattgcagtaatgctttggaattttattgagtttatagttgttttacttgttggttgctattcgatgctttgggtGAAGCCtgtctgtgggcatcaagaagagcttaaccattgctgctcttttggccaatgctattattggagcaaagaaggttgcagcattttccagtatgttttatatatgtaattgtattagggcaatgattttgtgattaatatttttcagtttctAGATCAAActctctaaaaatcatgatctggtgtagtaggattctgttgagatcatgatgtcaaggaatatatttttatatgttctaatcagctactgtatttattttttaattttatcgaacacaaacttgagaagttttgttgaatgatgccccctccttgttccgatTTTTTCATTACCTTATAtgtgcatctttttctttgtttttgtgtgtgtgtgtgtgttacgACAGAATATGTTTACTTCCATTttaaacatagaagaagtgtggtgttgcttttatcttctgcgctaACGAATGCCAtgtgcgtcttgttacatttgccactgtacttcaatttctaagtctttatTTCTATGTACACAATcatttttctcgtgcaggatgtcaccttagtttcgccacattgTATGCTTATTTATGGgaggtgtgtgtgttgtgtgcttgtccggtgtgtgtgtgtgtgtgtgcgtgtgtgtgtgNNNNNNNNNNNNNNNNNNNNNNNNNNNNNNNNNNNNNNNNNNNNNNNNNNNNNNNNNNNNNNNNNNNNNNNNNNNNNNNNNNNNNNNNNNNNNNNNNNNNNNNNNNNNNNNNNNNNNNNNNNNNNNNNNNNNNNNNNNNNNNNNNNNNNNNNNNNNNNNNNNNNNNNNNNNNNNNNNNNNNNNNNNNNNNNNNNNNNNNNNNNNNNNNNNNNNNNNNNNNNNNNNNNNNNNNNNNNNNNNNNNNNNNNNNNNNNNNNNNNNNNNNNNNNNNNNNNNNNNNNNNNNNNNNNNNNNNNNNNNNNNNNNNNNNNNNNNNNNNNNNNNNNNNNNNNNNNNNNNNNNNNNNNNNNNNNNNNNNNNNNNNNNNNNNNNNNNNNNNNNNNNNNNNNNNNNNNNNNNNNNNNNNNNNNNNNNNNNNNNNNNNNNNNNNNNNNNNNNNNNNNNNNNNNNNNNNNNNNNNNNNNNNNNNNNNNNNNNNNNNNNNNNNNNNNNNNNNNNNNNNNNNNNNNNNNNNNNNNNNNNNNNNNNNNNNNNNNNNNNNNNNNNNNNNNNNNNNNNNNNNNNNNNNNNNNNNNNNNNNNNNNNNNNNNNNNNNNNNNNNNNNNNNNNNNNNNNNNNNNNNNNNNNNNNNNNNNNNNNNNNNNNNNNNNNNNNNNNNNNNNNNNNNNNNNNNNNNNNNNNNNNNNNNNNNNNNNNNNNNNNNNNNNNNNNNNNNNNNNNNNNNNNNNNNNNNNNNNNNNNNNNNNNNNNNNNNNNNNNNNNNNNNNNNNNNNNNNNNNNNNNNNNNNNNNNNNNNNNNNNNNNNNNNNNNNNNNNNNNNNNNNNNNNNNNNNNNNNNNNNNNNNNNNNNNNNNNNNNNNNNNNNNNNNNNNNNNNNNNNNNNNNNNNNNNNNNAAtgagacactagctttaactctttggaagagaggtaagtttcatgaagtaatcaaaatccattacaagtttttatgctaactttgttaaaggttgaggcgtcttgtgtgatttatgtgtCTTGTcgcttgggcttttgctgaaatgccttagtaaatacaaagctaacaTAGTGATAATTGCTTTCTATTAACCATCCCATTATTCAtagcattttggattttggtttacttttTGATCTCGTGTTGCTTTTGAGCAGTATGGGTAGTTGGATTACCTTGAAGttacttttctatttattttttatttttctttttaaggaattgaatgcacttttctgaatcaaataaatcataggtataaattgcaggaattgaagcgcaggcgaagaaagaggaagagtaggAGGAGAAGAGAAGGAGGAGGATTTTCACCATCattcagatgatgattcttctgATGATTCTGCTGATCTACGACATAAAAGGAGGAACATGAAGCCATATTTAGACTATGATTCTGACGTCAGTGCTTCAGATGATTCGCGAGTGGGTAGGGGCAAGAAGCGGTTtgagaagaagaggagaaaacatCGCCATGAAAAGGACTAGCTTCTACAGTGGGTGATATGTCATGTGCTTTTAAGGTTCCTCTAAACTTCTGCTAAGTGTTCcctattcaatatttaatcaGGTGGTTGATGAGTTTGTTaatgaaaaccactttagcttagtggacaatgcattagtttggtgcatttgctatttttcagtttgatgtaatgtattattttaattgctttgttcttctggttgtaagaattctgatatttactgagtatgctatgtgTGATTTCGACGTGTGAtcggtcctgttagttgaaatattgcagtaatgctttgaaattttattgagtttaaagttgttttacttgttggttgctattcgatactttgggggaagcctgtctgtgggcatcaagaagagttTAACTATTGATGCTCTTTTGAatccagtgctattattggagcaaagtaggttgcagcattttccagtatgttttatatatgtaactgTATTAGgacaatgattttgtgattaatattatctaatttctggatcaacctctttGAAAATCATGATTTGGTGTAGTAGATTTCTGTTAAGATCATGATGCCacggaatatatttttatatgttctaattagctactgcatttctttttcaattttatcgaccacaaacttgagaataTTTGCTGAATTATGCCCCCTCATTGTTTcggcttttccattttcttgtctgtgcgtcttttatttttgtgtgagtgtgtgtgtgtggtgtagaacatgttttacttccattttaaacatagaagaagtgtgGTGTcgcttttatcttctacgccaacggatgccatctgcgtcttgttacatttgccgttgtacttcaatttctaagtcttcatttctatctacacaaccttttttctcgtgcaggatgtcaccttAGTTTCAccatattttatgcttatttacgggtgtgtgtgtgtgtgtgtgtgtgcgtgtcccatgtgtctgtgtgtgtgtatgtgtgtgtgggacacggtagaacatattttactttcattttgaatatagaaaaagtgaggtgttgcttttatcttcaacaccaacgaatgccatctgcgtctttttacatttgtcattctccttcaatttctaagtcttcatttatatctacacaaccctttttctcgtgcaggatgtcaccttagtttcgcaatattttatgctcattacgggtattgtgtgattttgtggtctatttatgtcctttgtaatatttttgtgtgtttgcatagatgtgtattctcatttttgtttacctgataaaaaagagtatttatcgaaatgaagaacaataacaggacagaAGATAGTGCGTTGTccctctttttgtttttgcttttaatatatctcgttagcaagagtcgtcttggattgatttactttactagaggggatatagtgtgagaaaatgagtggaggattgataaaatcggATAAATGACTtaggtggttatgatctgctaaccaattcttgaattggttgccaccgaccactacaaaatgttgtagttttgaaccttgactttggtgtgtttagtcgttttgatttttttcctcctaatagcggtctctataattttcacccttgaatcacatggtagtttctgtagcatcacctttatttttgggtactcgcatgGAAAAGGGAGAGTGGTCCTTTTGCTCaagaacaattaatcagttatatatgttgtagttgatgcttgactcatgcttgtgcttacatgtggcttattgtttatcaggtaaagaactaatcattcacctgcccaagtttgtgttatttttctgccttcagatACTTATGAgaagtttcatacatatttgagtggtaacaatttcctagtaatgtggttttggtattgcagaaaccaggatattaggcctataagttATTGAATCTGTGGTGTAGTTTGATAAATGGCACAGCTGTTCCTATGGCTCTTCtatagaaagtgaatgatttcTTTACTGGAAtgagacactagctttaactctttggaagagaggtaagtttcatgaagtaatcaaaatccgttacaagtttttatgctaactttgttaaaggttgaggcgtcttgtgtgatttatgtgtCTTGTCGCTTGGGCTTTTGttgaaatgccttagtaaatacaaagctaacacagtgctaattgctttctgtTAACCATCCCATTATTCATAGCATTTTGGATTCTGATTTACTTTCTGATCTCATGTTGCTTTTGAGCAGTACGGGTAGTTGGATTACCTTGAAgttacttttctatttcttttttatttttctttttaaggaattgaatACACTTTTCTGAATCAGGTAAATCGCATGTATACATTGCAGGAATTGAAGCGCAGGTGAACAAAGAAGAAGAGTAGGAGGAGGATTCACCATCATTCAGATGATGATTTTCTGATGATTCTGTTGATCTGCAGTATAAAAGGAGGAACATGAAGGCATATTCAGACTCTGATTCCGACGTTAGTGCTTCAGATGATTCGCGAGAGGGTAGGGGCAAGAAACGATCTAAGTGAGCAGGAAACATCGCCATGAAAAGGACTAGCTTCTACAGTGGGTGATATGTCTTGTGCTTTTAAGGTTCCTCTAAACTACTGCTAGGTGTGCcatattcaatctttaatctggtgGTTGATGAGCTCATTGATaaaaaccactttagcttagtggacaatgcattagtttggtgcatttgctgtttttcagtttgatgtaatgtttcattttaattgctttgttcttctggttgtaagaattctgatatttactgagtatgatATGTGTGATTACGACGTGTGAtcggtcctgttagttgaaatattgcagtaacgctttggaattttattgagtttaaagttattttacttgttggttgctattcgatgtTCTGGGGGAAGCCAGCCtttgggcatcaagaagagttATTGAaaccagtgctattattgaagtaaagaaggttgcaacattttccagtgtttttaatatatgtaattgtattagggcaataattttgtgattaatattatctagtttctggatcaacctacctctctgaaaatcatgatttgGTGTAGTAGGTTTTTGTtaagatcatgatgtcaaagaatatatttttatatgttctaattagctactgcatttctttttcaattttattgaccacaaacttgagaagatttGCTGAATTATACCCCCTTcttgttccgactttttcatttccttgtctgtgcgccttttgtgtgtgtgtgtgtgtgtgtgtggtgtgggggtgtgtgtgtgtgtgttacggtagaacatgttttacttccattttgaacatagaagaagtgtaGTGTcgcttttatcttctacgccaacagatgccatctgcgtcttgttacatttgccgttatacttcaatttctaagtcttcatttatatttacacaaccctttttctcgtgcaggatgtcaccttAGTTTCGccatattttatgcttatttacgggggtgtgtgtgtgtgtgtcacggtagaacatattttacttccattttgaacatagaagaagtgaggtgttgctttatGTTCAAcaccaacgaatgccatctgcgtctttttacatttgccattctccttcaatttctaagtcttcatttctatc encodes:
- the LOC105167897 gene encoding transcriptional corepressor LEUNIG-like isoform X1 gives rise to the protein MDSDKMLELFIHDYLMKMNRHASAEAFAKEANLQREDAPAAPHNTSKGYLYDSFSMFLDEYFAEIAKGGKAAEDSLSKVKGICADWGIGQPNFVSSQKSFNVYCRRWT
- the LOC105167897 gene encoding transcriptional corepressor LEUNIG-like isoform X2, translated to MDSDKMLELFIHDYLMKMNRHASAEAFAKEANLQREDAPAAPHNTSKGYLYDSFSMFLDEYFAEIAKGGKAAEDSLSKFCLVPEVVQRVLQKMDLVERMSTVLSNL
- the LOC105167897 gene encoding uncharacterized protein LOC105167897 isoform X3 — encoded protein: MKMNRHASAEAFAKEANLQREDAPAAPHNTSKGYLYDSFSMFLDEYFAEIAKGGKAAEDSLSKVKGICADWGIGQPNFVSSQKSFNVYCRRWT